One Malassezia restricta chromosome VI, complete sequence genomic region harbors:
- a CDS encoding splicing factor U2AF 65 kDa subunit, translated as MDRMAPRDGGGDEDASWYARRRYQTDMDYGERRWRGRGPRGGGGGSRRSVVRTSPPPPGTMRLSARPIPHSNWDVRAPGFEDVDALSAKATGLFGAPVNSGSAGMMMYGIRGAMPGTIPPGAMAELEATISAAAFNASMYLASRRLHVSPIAPGWSPTELCTYINAKMNERLLCSSGSFEPCYTVDMHDDFAFLEFRNPDEATNALLLDGVSFLGHRLHIQRPKDYVGQDAVPAPGMIETSVPDGPNKLYIGSVPVFLNEGQVLELLKAFGEVKHFDLIRDPDTQRSRGMAFCEFHEDAVTDLACEGLDGLEVGEQRLIVRRVHAPANEPMQEQETSDTPTRAMLMLNMVTTEELLDDAEYQDIMEDVRSECERHGTVTSVYIPRPDGTDAEPQGVGRVYVQFEHTPQCEAALRAIAGRQFDGRTVICAYVRDEAWPRAAA; from the coding sequence ATGGATcgcatggcgccgcgcgatgGTGGCGGCGACGAAGATGCGTCGTGGTatgcgcgacgacgctATCAGACGGACATGGACTATGGCgagcgtcggtggcgcggACGTGGGCCTcgcggtggtggtggtggcagcCGCCGTAGTGTCGTGCGTACGAGTCCGCCACCACCCGGCACGATGCGGTTAAGTGCGCGACCTATACCCCACTCCAACTGGGATGTACGTGCTCCTGGCTTTGAGGACGTCGACGCACTCTCCGCCAAGGCTACGGGTCTTTTTGGTGCGCCTGTCAATTCTGGCTCGGCAGGTATGATGATGTATGGCATCCGTGGCGCGATGCCCGGTACGATCCCGCCCGGTGCGATGGCGGAGCTGGAAGCGACGATTTCCGCTGCCGCCTTCAATGCGTCTATGTACCTTGCGTCGCGCCGTTTGCACGTTTCGCCCATCGCGCCCGGCTGGTCGCCCACAGAGTTGTGCACGTACATCAACGCCAAAATGAACGAGCGTCTGCtgtgctcgagcggcaGCTTTGAGCCATGCTACACGGTCGACATGCACGACGATTTTGCTTTTCTAGAGTTTCGGAATCCTGATGAGGCCACCAATGCCCTCCTACTGGATGGCGTATCGTTCTTGGGCCATCGTCTGCACATTCAGCGCCCGAAAGACTATGTCGGACAGGACGCCGTCCCGGCCCCCGGCATGATCGAGACGAGTGTGCCGGATGGCCCGAACAAGCTCTATATCGGCAGTGTGCCGGTCTTTTTGAACGAGGGCCAGGTCCTAgagctgctcaaggcgTTCGGAGAGGTCAAGCACTTTGACCTGATCCGTGATCCTGACACCCAACGATCACGTGGCATGGCCTTTTGTGAGTTTCATGAGGATGCTGTGACGGACCTGGCGTGCGAAGGACTTGATGGCCTTGAAGtcggcgagcagcgcctcattgtgcgccgcgtccatgCGCCTGCGAATGAGCCGATGCAGGAGCAAGAGACATCTGAtacgccgacgcgcgccatgctgaTGCTCAACATGGTAACGACGgaggagctgctggacgatgcCGAGTACCAAGACATTATGGAGGACGTGCGAAGCGAGTGTGAGCGGCACGGCACTGTGACGAGTGTGTATATCCCGCGGCCTGATGGCACGGATGCTGAGCCCCAAGGTGTAGGCCGTGTCTATGTGCAATTTGAGCACACGCCACAGTgtgaggcggcgctgcgtgcgattGCTGGGCGCCAGTTTGATGGGCGCACGGTGATCTGTGCCTACGTGCGTGACGAGGCGTGGCCCCGCGCGGCTGCCTGA
- a CDS encoding peroxisomal membrane protein 4, whose protein sequence is MASDLRTALTNILLDPSNQPILSIIKGARNGLVYGAKIRFPHALVMVSLFGAGTTRQRWKKIVTATRQHATRLALYVTIYKSVLLVLRDLFRNGKQASIDPFVAGMLSGWYMFGERTPVNEQIVLYCVSRCLAALLPRERVPKNYPPNKVLPIDNTAHQIFAAVTWGSVMWLFVNERRRLNGGLVNSMDYLYVLSDKWDSFRNFLWHNV, encoded by the exons ATGGCTTCGGATCTGCGCACGGCTCTGACGAACATCCTGCTGGATCCGAGCAACCAGCCGATCCTTTCTATCATCAAGGGCGCTCGTAATGGTCTAGTGTATGGTGCCAAGATACGCTTTCCACATGCACTTGTCATGGTGTCACTGTTCGGAGCAGggacgacgcgccagaGATGGAAGAAAATCGTCACAGCCACGCGACAGCACGCCACGAGATTGGCTCTCTATGTAACGATATACAAAAGTGTGCTTCTCGTCTTGCGGGATCTGTTCCGCAACGGGAAGCAAGCATCCATTGATCCATTTGTGGCGGGCATGCTCAGTGGCTGGTATATGTTTGGTGAACGCACGCCAGTCAACGAGCAGATTGTTCTCTATTGCGTGTCACGATGCCTCGCCGCACTTTTACCACGTGAGCGTGTGCCCAAAAACTATCCGCCGAACAAGGTTCTGCCTATTGATAATACCGCACACCAGATTTTCGCTGCAGTGACGTGGGGTTCGGTCATGTGGCTGTTTGTgaacgagcggcgccgcctgaACGGTGGATTGGTGAATAGCATGGACT ACCTGTATGTTTTGTCCGACAAGTGGGACAGCTTCCGAAACTTTTTATGGCACAATGTATAA
- a CDS encoding pre-mRNA-processing factor 40, whose protein sequence is MVAKGQGDGTVSAWVEYKNAQGRVYWYHPGERKSVWDKPNELKSARERAMDTTPWREYKSGDRSYYVNKETKESTWKIPADLQAFLDTIPDEPAPATAARPSKSMSPALSPATPPRGATPTHEAVGTAALRQQTSSVTRHATPVYATQEEAEAAFQSLLQRKNVNASSTWEQTLREIITEPLYKALRTLAERKAVFHRYVDELKAQQAARREQKSAELRPKMLRAVPDLKPYASYATFKKKLGTHPLWSELEDEEQAVSIFEAIRQDFREKEAARQKARGEQRRAQFLALLQKIEIRPTTRWKDVQPQVPVADMPLTEQLRVFEDHMARVEADEREQQQGHGHSRQDRKARDAFRSLLEERIKEGTLHARSTWASFFPMIREDERLLNMTRISSGSSAQDLFYDALDALEREFAGYMRSVQTSMREHQTLAREAADWDAWKETVQESDMIRALPEHTLRALFDECVYQSERDTRDMRRRTERRLRHYADDLRYAFRHVEPPLDIHASFEEVLPRIRMLPEYMALERAGDDETTTTARAAWDRYVRRQTEKLADAMYAPGRSRTDYTDLDDAGEERKRKEPPEFPDPRAVRRRTEYET, encoded by the exons ATGGTCGCCAAAGGGCAGGGGGATGGCACCGTGAGTGCATGG GTGGAATACAAAAATGCACAGGGTCGGGTGTACTGGTACCATCCAGGTGAACGAAAAAGTGTGTGGGATAAGCCTAACGAGCTAAAGAGTGCGCGAGAACGCGCGATGGacacgacgccgtggcGTGAATACAAGTCTGGAGATCGCAGTTACTATGTCAACAAAGAGACGAAGGAGTCGACATGGAAGATACCCGCTGATCTGCAGGCTTTTCTGGATACGATACCTGAcgagccagcgcctgcgacggcggcgcgcccgTCCAAGAGCATGTCGCCGGCACTGAGTCCGGCCACGCCACCGAGGGGAGCTACGCCCACGCATGAAGCCGTGGGTACCGCAGCACTGCGTCAGCAGACATCCTCTGTGACACGCCATGCTACGCCTGTGTACGCGACGCAGGAAGAGGCTGAGGCCGCTTTCCAATCGCTCTTGCAGCGTAAAAACGTGAATGCATCGTCCACGTGGGAGCAGACGCTTCGTGAGATTATCACGGAACCCTTGTACAAAGCACTTCGGACCCTGGCCGAGAGGAAAGCCGTATTTCACAGGTATGTGGACGAACTAAAAGCACAACAagctgcgcgtcgcgaACAAAAAAGCGCGGAACTGCGCCCCAAAATGCTGCGTGCTGTACCGGATCTGAAGCCATACGCCAGCTACGCTACCTTTAAAAAGAAACTCGGAACGCATCCTCTGTGGTCCGAACTCGAAGACGAAGAGCAGGCCGTGTCCATCTTTGAGGCCATCCGACAAGACTTTCGCGAAAAAGAAGCGGCACGGCAAAAGGCGCGGGGCGAGCAGAGGCGCGCCCAGTTTCTTGCGCTGCTTCAAAAGATCGAGATACGCCCCACCACGCGTTGGAAAGACGTTCAGCCCCAGGTTCCTGTGGCTGACATGCCACTGACGGAGCAACTACGCGTCTTTGAAGACCACATGGCACGCGTAGAAGCTGATGAGCGCGAACAGCAGCAAGGTCATGGGCATTCGAGGCAGGACCGCAAGGCCCGTGATGCTTTCCGCTCCCTGCTCGAGGAACGAATCAAAGAGGGCACTCTGCATGCTCGGTCGACGTGGGCGTCTTTTTTCCCCATGATTCGCGAAGACGAGCGGCTGTTGAATATGACGCGCATCTCATCAGGATCCAGTGCCCAGGACCTCTTTTACGATgcgcttgatgcgctggaacgCGAATTTGCCGGATACATGCGCTCAGTGCAGACATCGATGCGGGAGCACCAAACGCTGGCCCGAGAAGCCGCGGATTGGGACGCATGGAAAGAAACAGTCCAGGAGAGTGACATGATTCGGGCTCTGCCCGAGCACACCCTCCGTGCCCTATTCGACGAGTGCGTGTACCAGTCGGAACGCGACACGCGTGACATGCGACGCCGCACCGAACGCCGACTTCGGCACTACGCGGACGACTTGCGGTACGCCTTCAGGCACGTGGAGCCTCCGTTGGATATCCATGCCTCTTTCGAAGAAGTACTGCCTCGCATTCGCATGCTGCCGGAATACATGGCGCTGGAGCGTGCAGGCGATGACGAAACGACCACGACGGCACGGGCTGCTTGGGACCGCTACGTGCGTCGGCAAACGGAGAAGCTAGCGGATGCGATGTATGCACCAGgccgctcgcgcacggACTATACGGATTTGGACGACGCGGGCGAAGAACGCAAGCGCAAAGAGCCCCCTGAGTTCCCCGACCCTCGAGCcgtgcgccggcgcacCGAGTATGAAACGTAG
- a CDS encoding serine/threonine-protein kinase CLA4 → MSYSPMNEAAMQDMYGFAPARPAPGPPPGVAAADSYRSGGRHAGSTSPYDRSAASSSSPLTGMAAFTAPLSSTLVPASAPPPHPGTLKPSASVVRSGYLSVKEDGLRSWIWSKKWLVLRETSLLFHKNDSTAQATHILLLRDVRNISRTDLKPYCIEIETKDRTIFLQVKSDEELYGWMDDIYNRSPLGASSPTNFVHQVHVGFDPVSGSFTGLPEHWMRLLTQSAITKEDYAKNPQAVLDVLEFYTDIHNKRSRDDFGLGSPMMNLHAGGSGREVVDRYKHTEDARSFGSLDPRRPAPAPPLGQPRQSPWPATPYQTHAVALPATDTSLSESDTSALSFKTQQLRVSEEQQLQRRYMMEREEQRERALRQQRAAAERRRVSQPKTAPYAAPPLAPTTAPPPQALPAVASPKPQPPSPAPPLPPVLPEAAPAITSADAYRTPQKSAPVSAASKPPAAVPQRRLDASNRSNTMTDAQIMDKLRTVVSRHDPHMLYRKVKKIGQGASGSVYVAKTLATSQLVAIKAMDLTHQPRKELIINEIFVMKESQHPNIVNFLDAYLLREQDLWVVMEYMEGGALTDVIDNNTLEEDQIAAICLETCKGLEHLHRQAIIHRDIKSDNVLLNNYGQVKITDFGFCAKLTDQRSKRATMVGTPYWMAPEVVKQKEYDAKVDIWSLGIMAIEMIENEPPYLDEEPLKALYMIATNGTPTLKKPEKLSRELKGFLAVCLCADVKSRATAEELLQHEFLHKACPATELPKLLQFRNHEK, encoded by the coding sequence ATGTCGTACAGCCCTATGAATGAAGCTGCCATGCAGGACATGTACGGCTTCGCACCtgcgcgtcctgcgcctGGTCCCCCCCCGGGCGTGGCGGCAGCGGACTCGTATcgcagcggcggccgccacgCTGGCTCGACTAGCCCCTATGACCGCAGTGCAGCGAGCTCATCCTCGCCTCTGACCGGGATGGCCGCCTTTACTGCGCCCCTCTCGTCTACCCTCGTGCCTGCATCGGCACCCCCGCCCCACCCGGGCACGCTCAAGCCCTCGGCCTccgtcgtgcgcagcgGCTACCTCAGTGTCAAGGAGGATGGTCTGCGGTCGTGGATCTGGAGCAAAAAGTGGCTCGTCTTGCGCGAAACGTCTCTTCTCTTCCACAAAAACGACTCGACGGCTCAGGCGACCCACATTTTGCTCctgcgcgatgtgcgcaaTATAAGCCGCACGGATCTCAAGCCGTACTGTATCGAAATCGAGACCAAAGACCGGACCATTTTCTTGCAGGTCAAGAGCGACGAAGAGCTGTATGGATGGATGGATGACATTTACAATCGATCACCGCTGGGCGCATCATCCCCCACCAACTTTGTGCACCAAGTCCACGTCGGCTTTGATCCGGTCAGTGGCTCCTTCACCGGTCTGCCCGAGCATTggatgcgcctgctcacACAGTCGGCCATCACAAAGGAAGACTACGCCAAGAACCCAcaggccgtgctggacgtCCTCGAGTTTTATACAGACATTCACAACAAGCGCTCGCGCGACGATTTCGGCCTCGGCTCACCCATGATGAACTTGCACGCCGGTGGCTCGGGCCGTGAAGTCGTCGATCGGTATAAGCACACCGAGGACGCGCGCTCCTTCGGGTCCCTCGATCCGCGGCGACCCGCccccgcgccgccgctcggccAGCCTCGTCAGAGCCCGTGGCCCGCCACTCCGTACCAGACTCACGCCGTGGCCCTGCCCGCGACAGATACGTCCCTCTCCGAGAGCGACACCAGCGCGCTGTCCTTCAagacgcagcagctgcgcgtgtcggaggagcagcagctgcagcggcgctACATGATGGAACGcgaggagcagcgcgagcgtgcccTCCGCCAACAACGAGCCGCGGCAGAGCGCCGTCGTGTGTCGCAGCCGAAAACCGCGCCGTACGCTGCCCCGCCACTTGCGCCTaccacggcgccgccgccccAAGCTCTACCCGCTGTGGCCTCCCCCAAGCCCCAGCCACCGTCACCGGCGCCTCCGCTTCCGCCCGTGTTGCCTGAAGCAGCCCCGGCCATCACCAGTGCTGACGCCTACCGCACGCCCCAGAAAAGCGCGCCGGTGAGTGCGGCATCCAAGCCCCCCGCAGCTGTGCCTCAGCGACGACTGGACGCCTCGAACCGCTCCAATACGATGACGGATGCCCAGATCATGGACAAGCTGCGCACCGTCGTGAGTCGCCATGATCCCCATATGCTCTATCGGAAAGTCAAGAAGATTGGGCAAGGTGCTTCTGGCTCTGTGTATGTGGccaagacgctcgcgacgtcgcagctcgtcgcgatcaAAGCCATGGACCTGACGCATCAGCCTCGCAAAGAGCTGATCATCAACGAGATTTTTGTGATGAAAGAGTCGCAACATCCGAATATCGTCAACTTTTTAGATGCATACCTTCTGCGTGAACAGGATCTATGGGTCGTGATGGAGTACATGGAGGGCGGCGCACTCACAGACGTCATTGACAACAACACCCTCGAAGAGGACCAGATCGCCGCTATCTGTCTGGAAACGTGCAAAGGCCTGGAGCACTTGCACAGGCAGGCCATTATCCACCGCGATATCAAGAGCGACAACGTCTTGCTGAACAATTATGGCCAGGTGAAGATCACCGATTTCGGCTTTTGCGCGAAGCTGACAGACCAACGGAGCAAGCGCGCTACCATGGTCGGCACGCCCTACTGGATGGCCCCAGAGGTGGTCAAGCAGAAGGAGTATGACGCCAAGGTCGACATTTGGTCGCTGGGTATCATGGCGATTGAGATGATTGAGAATGAGCCACCATACCTGGACGAAGAACCGCTGAAGGCCTTGTACATGATCGCCACAAACGGCACACCGACGCTCAAGAAGCCGGAAAAGCTCAGCCGCGAGCTCAAGGGCTTCTTGGCcgtgtgcctgtgcgccGACGTGAAGAGCCGCGCCACGGCCGAGGAGCTTCTTCAGCACGAGTTCCTGCACAAGGCGTGCCCCGCCACAGAGCTGCCCAAGCTCTTGCAGTTCCGTAACCATGAAAAGTAG
- a CDS encoding heat shock protein, whose translation MTEEQGAVIGINLGNTYGSLACINQHGRADVIANESGERQIATRIAFNGDQVYHGNEATPQLIRNAPNVIDNFVNLVGRSYDDLKEEEKVRKSAQVLNINGVPSFEVEVNGTKTVLSAFDVLVRFIGVLYNAAKDFMSGVPIVGAVLSVPMWYSDAQNEAIAAAAKEAGLHLLELVAAPAAALTAYGLTMPKPTGELPSHPDGDEGLPYAPEKILDRNVVVVDFGGTSLDVTVYAARAGLFSKLAYVHDKTVGGRAIDDVLVQHFAKEFTKKTKVSIGDQDARAWAKLRNESELTKRSLSASNSAQCSVESLAEGVDFSGSINRMRLNLLASSIYQTAVDDVKKAIESSKLDTCHVDEVILAGGASRLAGLAEQLSFLFPEDSNTHITYSIDSDQVIARGCAVYAQSLVLLPKDSDELKFVTSLSNKHAERSAAVTVPATTRPIGVVLDAPAEERVAKQVVDGKLFVPLVHAHTPLPARRIMRFPVSPNSNATLIRLAEGTPSVRVDKVDPEPLDEEDEEDEPQEPEEVRSAYIQPDNSPLAELVVPHAATCQSITVQMIVQSGGQVSVEARCDKSDQVAASVQIGA comes from the coding sequence ATGACCGAGGAACAGGGCGCTGTGATCGGTATCAACTTGGGTAATACATACGGCAGTCTTGCGTGTATCAACCAACACGGCCGTGCCGATGTGATTGCGAATGAGAGCGGTGAGCGTCAGATTGCGACGCGCATTGCCTTCAATGGCGATCAGGTGTATCATGGTAACGAAGCCACGCCGCAGCTCATCCGCAACGCACCCAATGTGATTGATAACTTTGTCAACCTCGTTGGTCGCAGCTACGATGACCTGAAGGAGGAGGAAAAGGTCCGCAAATCAGCACAGGTGCTGAACATCAACGGCGTGCCCTCGTTCGAAGTTGAGGTGAACGGCACCAAGACCGTGCTCTCGGCCTtcgatgtgctggtgcGCTTCATTGGTGTGCTCTACAACGCTGCAAAGGACTTTATGTCAGGTGTGCCTATCGTGGGTGCCGTGCTCAGCGTGCCTATGTGGTACTCGGACGCCCAGAATGAGGCCattgctgctgccgccaAGGAGGCCGGTCTGCACTTGCTCGAGCTGGtggctgcgcctgctgccgcgctgaCTGCATACGGCCTCACGATGCCCAAGCCGACGGGTGAGCTTCCATCGCACCCCGATGGCGATGAGGGCCTCCCATATGCCCCTGAAAAGATCCTGGACCGCAACGTCGTCGTGGTGGACTTTGGTGGTACGTCGCTGGACGTGACGGTGTatgcagcgcgcgccggcCTCTTCTCCAAGCTCGCTTACGTGCACGACAAGACGGTGGGTGGTCGTGCCAtcgacgatgtgctcgtACAGCACTTTGCGAAAGAGTTTACCAAAAAGACCAAGGTCTCCATCGGCGACCAagacgctcgtgcatgGGCCAAGCTGCGGAACGAGTCCGAGCTGACGAAGCGCTCTCTCAGCGCGAGCAACTCGGCCCAGTGCAGTGTCGAGAGTCTCGCCGAGGGCGTCGACTTTAGTGGAAGCATCAACCGCATGCGCCTCAACCTGCTGGCGTCCAGCATCTACCAGACGGCTGTGGACGACGTGAAGAAGGCCATCGAGTCTTCTAAGCTCGACAcatgccatgtcgatgAAGTCATCCTCGCCGGTGGCGCCTCGCGTCTCGCTGGTCTTGCCGAGCAACTGTCGTTCCTGTTCCCTGAAGACAGCAACACACACATCACGTACTCGATCGACTCAGACCAGGTGATTGCTCGCGGCTGTGCCGTATACGCCCAGTCGTTGGTGCTGTTGCCCAAGGATAGCGACGAGCTCAAGTTTGTCACGTCGCTCTCCAACaagcatgccgagcgcagcgccgccgtaACGGTACCAGCCACTACGCGACCGATCGGTGTGGTGCTAGACGCGCCTGCCGAAGAGCGTGTGGCCAAGCAGGTGGTGGATGGCAAGCTGTTCGTGCCGCTGGTTCATGCTCATacgccgctgccggcgcGTCGTATCATGCGCTTCCCTGTGTCGCCCAACTCGAACGCCACGCTGATCCGCCTCGCAGAGGGCACACCCAGTGTGCGCGTGGACAAGGTGGACCCAGAgccgctcgacgaggaggacgaagaggacgagCCGCAGGAGCCCGAGGAGGTGCGCAGTGCCTACATCCAGCCAGACAACTCGCCTCTGgctgagctcgtcgtgccgcacgcagcgacgtgccAGTCGATCACCGTGCAGATGATCGTGCAGAGTGGTGGCCAGGTATCTGTCGAGGCGCGCTGCGACAAGAGCGACCAAGTCGCTGCTTCCGTCCAAATTGGTGCCTAG
- a CDS encoding guanylate kinase: MSSRIWSHIASAMSQRPIVLCGPSGVGKSTLIKRLFEEFPSSFGFSVSHTTRNIRPGEVDGQSYHFVTRDEFEQRVRNGEFLEHAVFGGNMYGTTAQAVRDVHEKGAGRRAILDIDAQGVRLIKQNHPDLNPIYVFISPPTFGTLKERLEGRATDSKDAIERRLNMALDELAYARQPHSFDCIIVNQDLAKAYEKLRAVIQGEVSVPSDSVPPEDEAERLRRSS; this comes from the coding sequence ATGTCGTCTCGCATTTGGTCGCACATTGCCTCTGCCATGAGTCAGCGCCCCATCGTCCTCTGTGGCCCATCCGGCGTCGGGAAAAGCACACTCATCAAGAGACTATTCGAAGAGTTTCCCTCGTCATTTGGATTCAGTGTGAGCCACACCACCCGCAACATACGTCCGGGCGAGGTGGATGGCCAATCCTACCACTTTGTTACGCGAGACGAATtcgagcagcgcgtgcgaaACGGCGAGTTCCTCGAGCATGCTGTCTTCGGAGGGAATATGTATGGCACGACAGCGCAGGCTGTGCGTGATGTGCACGAGAAGGGCGCGGGACGTCGAGCGATCCTTGACATCGATGCGCAGGGTGTGCGCCTCATTAAGCAGAACCATCCTGACCTCAATCCGATCTATGTGTTCATCTCGCCGCCCACTTTTGGCACGTTGAAGGAACGCCTCGAGGGTCGTGCGACTGACTCGAAAGACGcgatcgagcgccgcctcaaCATGGctctcgacgagctcgccTATGCCCGGCAGCCCCACTCGTTTGATTGCATCATTGTGAATCAGGATCTAGCAAAAGCCTACGAAAAGCTCCGAGCCGTGATTCAGGGCGAAGTGTCTGTTCCTTCAGACAGCGTCCCGCCCGAAGATGAGGCAGAGCGTCTCCGCCGTAGTTCCTAG
- a CDS encoding cyclin-dependent kinase: protein MENYQKIEKVGEGTYGVVYKARDMTPGANGRIVALKKIRLEAEDEGVPSTAIREISLLKELRDENIVRLYEIIHQESRLYLVFEFLDLDLKKYMDNVASQPEGLGPDIVMKFTYQLVRGIYFCHAHRILHRDLKPQNLLIDKEGNLKLADFGLARAFGIPLRTYTHEVVTLWYRAPEVLLGSRHYNTAIDMWSVGCIFAEMAMRTPLFPGDSEIDEIFRIFRILGTPNDDTWPGVQSLPDYKTTFPQWSGVPLKQAVPSLNDAGIDLLGLMLIYDPAARISAKRALHHPYFASVTAN from the exons ATGGAAAACTACCAAAAAATCGAGAAGGTTGGCGAGG GCACCTATGGTGTAGTGTATAAAGCCCGAGATATGACGCCAGGCGCGAATGGCCGCATCGTGGCACTGAAAAAGATTCGACTCGAGGCAGAAGACGAAGGCGTGCCATCGACTGCTATTCGTGAGATCAGTTTATTGAaggagctgcgcgacgagAATATCGTGCGTCTATACGAAATTATACACCAAGAGTCGCGCTTGTACTTGGTCTTTGAGTTCCTAGACCTCGACTTGAAAAAATACATGGACAATGTGGCGAGCCAACCTGAGGGTCTGGGACCAGATATCGTTATGAAGTTCACGTACCAGCTTGTTCGCGGTATTTACTTCTGTCATGCACACCGTATACTGCACAGAGATCTCAAGCCACAAAACCTCCTCATCGACAAGGAAGGCAACCTGAAGCTCGCAGACTTTGGTCTAGCGCGTGCCTTTGGTATCCCTCTGCGAACATACACACATGAAGTTGTTACGCTATGGTATCGCGCACCTGAAGTGCTGCTTGGCTCTCGCCATTACAACACGGCCATCGACATGTGGTCGGTCGGCTGTATTTTCGCTGAGATGGCCATGCGGACACCGCTCTTCCCTGGTGACTCAGAGATTGATGAAATCTTCCGTATCTTCCGTATTCTCGGCACACCGAACGACGACACCTGGCCAGGCGTTCAGTCGCTTCCTGACTACAAGACTACGTTCCCTCAATGGAGTGGCGTACCACTCAAGCAAGCCGTTCCTTCGCTCAATGATGCAGGTATTGATCTTCTAGGCCTCATGCTCATTTACGATCCTGCGGCCCGGATaagcgcgaagcgcgcacTGCACCATCCCTACTTTGCTAGCGTCACGGCCAACTAA
- a CDS encoding actin related protein 2/3 complex, subunit 5 codes for MSEFRHLNVDQYDEEAFSAEELAPQDPRSDEELSQVAHAKQSDVRARLSSGDMAGALHVVLADPPTGQHAVHARETTLSMVLDILNSTRTVDIMPAVKALDASERDTLMKYLYRGMERGRSAASVNCAVLLSWHEKLTLVAGTGSIMRVMTDRRMV; via the coding sequence ATGAGCGAGTTTCGGCACCTGAATGTCGATCAGTACGACGAGGAGGCCTTCTCTGCCGAGGAGCTAGCGCCGCAGGACCCGAGGTCGGACGAGGAACTGAGCCAGgtggcgcatgccaagcaAAGCGATGTTCGTGCGCGTCTATCGAGCGGCGACATGGCcggtgcgctgcatgtcgtgcTGGCCGACCCACCGACCGGCCAGCAcgccgtgcatgcgcgcgagacgACGCTATCGATGGTGCTGGATATCCTGAACTCTACACGCACGGTCGACATCATGCCAGCCGTGAAGGCTCTGGACGCCTCGGAGCGCGACACGCTGATGAAATACCTGTATCGCGGCATGGAACGAGGCCGATCTGCGGCCTCGGTGAACTGTGCTGTGCTCCTGAGCTGGCACGAAAAGCTGACCCTCGTCGCTGGCACAGGGAGCATCATGCGTGTCATGACAGATCGCCGCATGGTATAG
- a CDS encoding pseudouridine 5'-phosphatase, whose amino-acid sequence MVRAVLFDMDGLLIDSERIYTDVVNELLKPYGKEQTWDIKARLMGKPERDATLVLLSSLWPPNPDHPQDVERGFSHECPFTLDDFLQKRNALLLPAFERVPPMPGAERLVQHLAQHQIPICVATGSRRINYQVKARANPRIFDVFGDRVICGDDDIVGRGKPTPDIFLIAAKHGLGIHNTDEGRAFLEGIRNPGAEFDDRLAGHEGDVLVFEDAVPGVQAGLAAGMKVVWVPDANLRAVTDQGPPVGAHQQIGSLLEFRPEEWGLPPFEDA is encoded by the exons ATGGTTCGTGCCGTCTTGTTTGATATGGATGGCTTGCTGATCGATAGCGAGCGCATCTACACGGACGTCGTGAATGAACTGTTGAAGCCCTATGGCAAGGAACAGACCTGGGACATCAAGGCTCGGCTGATGGGCAAGCCCGAACGGGATGCGACAC TGGTACTCCTTTCGAGTCTGTGGCCGCCAAATCCCGACCATCCTCAAGATGTCGAACGCGGGTTCAGTCACGAATGCCCATTCACGTTGGATGATTTTCTGCAGAAGCGCAACGCTCTCTTACTCCCAGCGTTCGAGCGTGTTCCACCCATGCccggcgccgagcgccttgTGCAGCACCTTGCCCAACACCAAATTCCGATCTGT GTTGCGACAGGTAGTCGCAGAATCAACT ACCAAGTCAAAGCTAGAGCTAATCCACGCATTTTCGACGTCTTCGGCGATCGCGTTATTTGTGGGGACGATGACATTGTGGGCCGCGGAAAACCCACTCCAGATATTTTCCTCATCGCGGCGAAgcacggccttggcatccaCAACACAGATGAGGGGCGTGCCTTTTTGGAGGGCATACGCAACCCAGGGGCTGAGTTCGACGATCGGCTCGCCGGCCACGAAGGCGATGTGCTTGTCTTCGAGGACGCCGTGCCTGGCGTCCAAGCGGGACTAGCGGCTGGTATGAAAG TCGTATGGGTGCCAGATGCCAAT CTCCGCGCAGTAACAGACCAGGGGCCACCCGTGGGCGCACACCAACAAATTGGCTCACTGCTAGAATTTCGTCCGGAAGAATGGGGCTTGCCGCCATTTGAAGATGCCTAG